One window from the genome of Oryza glaberrima chromosome 3, OglaRS2, whole genome shotgun sequence encodes:
- the LOC127767305 gene encoding uncharacterized protein LOC127767305: protein MADLHPPEPDTNGGSAAAAAAAAAAAAPLGDPAAEASGAQAAAGPPYSKRRRRPSVRLGDIGVHSAAAADVPLPQRRHHKTSSSSHPRPPRRAHPEDALDPLNHSSAAAHRRGQKPAQRRPRTAWIPAAPGTDGYEEEAEHYYDDADQSDSAAAAAARARVSGSRDASGDESDGVADWGLPNDRLPGSMGYGGVKAWLDGLGLSRYAPVFEIHEVDDEVLPLLTLEDLKDMGIGAVGSRRKLYAAIQKLQRSDSVS from the coding sequence ATGGCCGATCTCCACCCGCCGGAGCCTGACACcaacggcggcagcgccgccgccgccgccgccgctgccgctgccgccgcgccgctcgggGACCCCGCCGCGGAAGCCTCCGGAgcgcaggccgccgccgggccgccatactccaagcgccgccgccgccccagcgtCCGCCTCGGCGACATCGGcgtccactccgccgccgccgccgacgtcccgctcccgcagcgccgccaccacaaaacctcctcctcctcccacccccGCCCGCCCCGCCGCGCCCACCCGGAGGACGCCCTTGACCCCCTCAAccactcctccgccgccgcccaccgccgcggccaGAAGCCCGCTCAGCGCCGGCCGCGCACCGCCTGGATCCCGGCTGCTCCCGGCACCGACGGATACGAGGAAGAAGCGGAGCATTACTATGATGATGCCGACCAGTCCgactcggccgccgccgccgctgccagggctagggtttcggggaGCCGCGACGCTAGCGGCGACGAGTCGGACGGCGTGGCGGATTGGGGTCTCCCGAACGACCGGCTCCCTGGGTCCATGGGGTATGGTGGCGTGAAGGCGTGGCTGGATGGACTTGGGCTCTCTCGGTACGCGCCAGTGTTCGAGATCCACGAGGTAGACGACGAGGTGCTCCCGCTGCTAACGTTGGAAGATCTCAAGGACATGGGCATCGGCGCCGTTGGGTCGAGGAGGAAGTTGTATGCCGCCATCCAGAAGCTCCAGAGGAGCGACAGCGTTTCCTGA